TTTTTGTTCCACCATTCATAGCAATGGAAAATGCAAGGCTCTCTACCCCCTCCTTCTCCTTTGTATAATTAGCAGTTCCTCCTTTTACATATAATCGTACACTGATTACTTCTTTTGGCGTATGGCGCAAAATTAATTTCAGGCCATCAACATTAACTTCTTTTGTTGCTTGTGCAAGAGCAGCACCCTGTACTGATATCATAGCTGCACCTATTGCAAAATATTTATATAACTTATTCATAGTTCGATTTTTTTATTTTAAAATTTCATCAGCAGAATTAATTCCAAGAGACTCTTTCATTTTAGGATTTAAGAGCAGACCTGTTACAGAAGGTTTTCCTTTGATATATTTATCTACATAATCAGCAATATCTTTTCTTGTAACTTTTTTAATCATGTCATTGTAGGTAGTATAATAGTCTATACTTGCAGATGCCCACCAAAATGTAACAGTATGCACATATGCCGATGTTTTTTCTTTGTTATAAATATCATCCATGATGAGTTTATTCTTAGCCGTCTCTAGCTGTTCATCAGTAAAATAATCAGGTGCATCAAAGCGATTTACCTGCTCCATGAGTTTACCATAAAAAGATTTTATCTTCATTGGATTAGGAACCATAAATAACTGAATGGGTCCGGTATAGCGACAAGTCTGATAACCTAAACCTGCCTGAAGTGCATAACCACCATCAACCAATGTTTTTTGAAACTCGGAAGATGTCAGTCCAAGAATAGTAGAAAACACATCTGCCGCATAGGTTGACTTCACATCATTTCTTGTATCAGGCCCATGAAAACCCATAAGCATGATAGGCATTTTTGCGTTCTTATCTACTGTAAGAAATTTTGATTGTCCAACTAATGGTGTAAACTCAGGTATAGGCCATTTTTGAAATGGATCAAAATCGCAAGGTTTCCAGTCACCAAACATTTTATCTGCTTTCTCAAAAACAGCATTGTGTTCAACATCACCGGCAATAACTAAAATAGAGTTGTTTGGATAATAATATTTATCTTTTATTACATTCATTTTTTCCGGAGTGGCTGATAATATTACATCATGAATACCGATGGCATTTTTACGTACATAATTAGCACCCCACATTTGTTTGTTAAAATCCTGAAATAAGAAAAATGCAGGATTCGATTCTGCACGTTGAAATTCACCATCAACAACAGGATTTTCGTTTTTCATTTCCTGCTCTAGAAATAGTGGATAACGTATGGCGTTATTCATAAACTCAAGACCTTCATTGATGAGTTTGTTACTTAATGTGAAAAAGTAGTTCACACGCTCATCAGATGTTGTTCCGTTAAAAGATATTCCCAACTCATTAACTCTTTCAAGAAATTTTTCTTGAGATGGAATTGCCTTGTTTGCCTTAAAGAACATGTGCTCATAAAGATGCGACAGTCCATTGTAGGCAGAATCTTCTGTAAAGGAACCGTTCTTTACACAAATTTCTATTGTAACTAATGGAACAGAGTTGTCTTCAATAACCAAGACCTCCAGGCCATTGGCCAACTTTTTCATATGAAAGTTGGAAGGCAGGTTTTTTTGTGCCATTGCTGTACTGCA
This portion of the Bacteroidia bacterium genome encodes:
- a CDS encoding pitrilysin family protein, which codes for MLKKITAFAIALIVCSTAMAQKNLPSNFHMKKLANGLEVLVIEDNSVPLVTIEICVKNGSFTEDSAYNGLSHLYEHMFFKANKAIPSQEKFLERVNELGISFNGTTSDERVNYFFTLSNKLINEGLEFMNNAIRYPLFLEQEMKNENPVVDGEFQRAESNPAFFLFQDFNKQMWGANYVRKNAIGIHDVILSATPEKMNVIKDKYYYPNNSILVIAGDVEHNAVFEKADKMFGDWKPCDFDPFQKWPIPEFTPLVGQSKFLTVDKNAKMPIMLMGFHGPDTRNDVKSTYAADVFSTILGLTSSEFQKTLVDGGYALQAGLGYQTCRYTGPIQLFMVPNPMKIKSFYGKLMEQVNRFDAPDYFTDEQLETAKNKLIMDDIYNKEKTSAYVHTVTFWWASASIDYYTTYNDMIKKVTRKDIADYVDKYIKGKPSVTGLLLNPKMKESLGINSADEILK